Proteins encoded in a region of the Vicia villosa cultivar HV-30 ecotype Madison, WI linkage group LG5, Vvil1.0, whole genome shotgun sequence genome:
- the LOC131604297 gene encoding uncharacterized protein LOC131604297 yields MEGQGLGMDINDLGLVPGVRVPPKFKVPDFEKYKGNTCPKTHVRAYYRKMHVYSEDEGLLMHFFQDSLTGASLEWYMRLERANIRSWRDLVDAFIRQYQYNVDMAPNRTQLQNLAQKANESFKEYAQKWRELAARVQPPMLEREMMDLFTNTLEGQYYSACSVSSSFAELVMIGERIESGIKAGRIQNPSAASSSSRAGGKKPYNRFAKREVKRVAAVTIPSTPLQQQPQQQQRHPPRQYQQKSRPPRIFDPIPMTYAQLLAHLLHGDLVQLRTMGPPSAKLPLNYDAKAHCEFHSGAAGHDIEHCIGFMHKVQDLLDSKAIEFTPTQGPNVVQNPMPSHGTHAANAIDIVEDIYLVKVVIELGSLLPLLKKELLRMSLYAGCGEFCTDCMVTSSVCDKVKGGIQQLIDSGYL; encoded by the exons ATGGAAGGCCAAGGATTGGgtatggatatcaatgacttgggttTAGTTCCTGGCGTCCGTGTGCCACCGAAATTCAAGGtacccgacttcgagaaatacaagggGAACACTTGTCCTAAGACACATGTCCGAGCTTACTATCGCAAAATGCATGTGTACTCTGAGGATGAAGGATTGTTGatgcacttcttccaagatagcctgactggggcatccttggaatggtATATGAGATTGGAAAGAGCTAATATCCGAAGTTGGAGGGACCTGGTCGATGCTTTCATAAGGCAGTATCAGTATAATGTTGACATGGCACCAAATCGCACTCAGTTACAGAATCTAGCCCAGAAAGCTAATgagtccttcaaagaatatgcgcAAAAATGGCGCGAGTTGGCGGCTAGGGTCCAGCCACCAATGTTGGAAAGAGAGATGATGGACTTGTTCACCAACACTCTGGAGGGCCAATACTACTCCGCCTGCTCTGTATCCTCAAGTTTTGCCGAGTTGGTTATGATTGGTGAGCGAATTGAAAGTGGAATTAAGGCTGGTAGAATACAGAATCCAAGTGCTGCTAGTTCCTCTTCTAGGGCAGGAGGGAAGAAACCATATAACAGATTTGCTAAGAGAGAAGTGAAACGA GTAGCCGCTGTGACCATACCGAGTACTCCTCTTCAACAACAACCACAGCAACAACAGAGGCATCCCCCGCGTCAGTATCAGCAAAAGTCGAGGCCACCAAGAATTTTTGATCCCATACCTATGACATATGCACAATTACTCGCTCATCTCTTACATGGGGACTTGGTGCAACTTCGTACCATGGGCCCTCCATCTGCTAAGCTTCCTCTTAACTATGATGCTAAAGCCCACTGTGAGTTTCATTCTGGGGCTGCTGGTCATGATATTGAACATTGTATAGGATTCATGCATAAAGTACAGGATCTGCTTGATTCAAAAGCTATTGAGTTCACCCCTACTCAAGGACCTAACGTTGTACAGAACCCTATGCCTTCCCATGGAACTCATGCCGCAAATGCCATCGATATTGTTGAAGACATTTACTTGGTCAAGGTTGTTATCGAATTGGGATCGTTGTTGCCATTATTGAAGAAGGAATTATTGAGGATGAGTCTATACGCCGGTTGTGGAGAATTTTGTACTGATTGTATGGTCACCTCCTCAGTTTGTGACAAGGTGAAAGGTGGGATTCAACAGTTGATAGATAGTGGGTATCTATAG